The following proteins come from a genomic window of Thiothrix unzii:
- a CDS encoding PAS domain-containing protein — protein MEDMTIQQVQEPYVRHLQHYYDGSSRYVLVKDEEVPFPEGKLIVSRTDLQGTITHCNQAFVDMSGYTEAELIGQPHYILRHPDMPRAAFQDAWETAGKGIKWHGYVKNLRKDGRYYWVYATIILNMRDGQPVGLTSVRRKPSRAKVESCIALYAQMKQAEE, from the coding sequence ATGGAAGACATGACCATTCAGCAGGTGCAGGAGCCTTACGTCCGGCACTTGCAGCACTACTACGATGGCTCTTCGCGGTACGTACTCGTCAAAGACGAGGAAGTACCGTTTCCTGAAGGCAAGTTAATTGTTTCTCGCACGGATTTGCAAGGAACCATTACCCATTGCAATCAAGCCTTCGTAGACATGTCGGGCTATACCGAAGCCGAATTGATTGGTCAACCGCACTATATCCTGCGGCATCCTGACATGCCGAGAGCGGCGTTTCAGGATGCATGGGAGACTGCTGGGAAGGGCATCAAATGGCACGGTTACGTAAAAAATTTACGCAAAGACGGGCGCTACTACTGGGTATACGCCACCATTATTCTCAATATGCGTGATGGTCAACCAGTGGGTTTAACGTCGGTACGGCGTAAACCTTCCCGCGCTAAAGTGGAGTCATGCATCGCACTTTACGCACAAATGAAACAGGCTGAGGAGTAA
- a CDS encoding TatD family hydrolase: protein MAETLRFIDTHCHFDEPDFDVDRTALTQQMQTLGVTDLVFPAVKAAAWGRLQAVCASLPGFHASYGLHPVYLNEHRPEHVLSLPRWLQQGNPVAVGECGLDFFLPHLDVAAQEALFVAHLRLAREFDLPLIIHARRSVDAIVKCVRRFPGVAGVIHSFAGSQQQADSLIRLGFYLGVGGTCTYPRANRLRTILANVPLEHLLLETDAPDQPDSAWRGQRNDPTRLPVIAATLAELRGDTIAHIAHVTTDNATRLFRL, encoded by the coding sequence ATGGCAGAAACGCTGCGTTTTATTGATACCCACTGTCATTTCGACGAGCCAGATTTTGATGTCGATCGCACCGCACTCACCCAGCAAATGCAAACCCTTGGCGTAACTGATTTGGTATTCCCGGCAGTCAAAGCCGCCGCATGGGGGCGTTTACAGGCAGTATGTGCAAGTCTTCCCGGTTTTCATGCTAGTTACGGTTTACACCCGGTTTATCTTAACGAACATCGCCCTGAGCACGTTTTGAGCTTGCCGAGGTGGTTACAGCAAGGCAATCCAGTAGCGGTGGGCGAATGCGGGCTGGATTTTTTCTTACCGCATTTGGATGTGGCGGCGCAGGAGGCGTTGTTTGTGGCGCATTTGCGTTTAGCGCGTGAATTCGATTTGCCGTTGATAATACACGCACGGCGTTCGGTGGATGCCATCGTTAAGTGTGTTCGGCGTTTTCCGGGGGTAGCGGGCGTGATTCACAGCTTTGCCGGGAGTCAACAGCAGGCGGATAGTCTGATTCGCTTAGGGTTTTATTTAGGTGTCGGCGGCACATGCACCTATCCACGAGCTAATCGTTTACGCACTATCCTTGCCAATGTGCCGCTAGAACACCTGTTGTTGGAAACCGACGCACCTGATCAACCGGACAGCGCGTGGCGTGGGCAGCGTAATGATCCGACACGCTTGCCGGTGATTGCTGCTACCCTTGCTGAGCTACGCGGTGATACCATCGCCCACATTGCTCATGTAACCACTGATAACGCAACTCGGCTGTTTCGACTATGA
- a CDS encoding AbrB/MazE/SpoVT family DNA-binding domain-containing protein has product MQMATISPKFQVVIPRAIREPMGIQVGQKIQVLRYGNRIELIPFKIARELRGFLKGINTTVERETDRV; this is encoded by the coding sequence ATGCAGATGGCGACAATTTCTCCAAAATTCCAAGTAGTCATTCCTCGTGCTATTCGTGAGCCGATGGGAATTCAAGTTGGACAAAAAATACAGGTACTACGTTACGGTAATCGTATTGAGTTGATTCCATTTAAAATAGCCAGAGAGTTGCGCGGATTTTTAAAGGGTATCAACACAACCGTCGAGCGCGAGACTGACCGTGTATGA
- a CDS encoding roadblock/LC7 domain-containing protein, whose product MRSEMLNSILSDLNGSSADIEASAVLSTDGLMMASLLPGGMDEDRVGAMSAAMLSLGDRTAEELARGALEQVLIKGARGYILMTHAGKEAVVTVLAKPNARLGLIFLDVKRAAENIGKII is encoded by the coding sequence ATGCGCTCTGAAATGCTTAACTCAATCCTGAGTGATTTGAATGGTTCCTCTGCGGACATCGAAGCCTCTGCGGTACTGTCCACTGATGGCCTGATGATGGCTTCTTTACTGCCCGGTGGTATGGATGAAGACCGCGTAGGCGCAATGAGTGCCGCGATGTTGTCACTCGGTGATCGCACCGCTGAAGAACTGGCACGTGGTGCATTAGAACAAGTACTGATCAAAGGTGCACGTGGCTACATCCTGATGACACACGCAGGTAAAGAAGCCGTGGTAACGGTATTAGCCAAACCCAACGCACGTCTGGGACTGATTTTCTTGGATGTAAAACGCGCGGCGGAAAACATTGGAAAAATCATCTAA
- a CDS encoding precorrin-8X methylmutase, which produces MQYVRDPERIWAQNLEKIRELTDLSGFTAEQQEVVIPMVYAYGEPQLAQHIRFSANLINTAGKALKKRKNLLYDEDLIRYALDVSRLSQEPMHFLHKASVVSHAKANRQTRAMSAVECWKPYMSGGIVLIGQSATALFRLLEILKEGVPPPALVIAAPHGFVQATAAKQWLWDLHQELGVECLVVDGMRGGSALVAAAMNALLAMHQPSQPCE; this is translated from the coding sequence ATGCAATACGTGCGTGACCCGGAGCGCATCTGGGCACAAAATCTCGAAAAAATTCGTGAACTCACCGATCTGTCCGGTTTTACCGCTGAACAGCAGGAAGTGGTGATTCCGATGGTGTACGCCTACGGTGAACCGCAGTTGGCGCAGCACATCCGCTTTAGTGCCAATTTGATTAATACCGCTGGGAAAGCCCTCAAAAAACGCAAAAATCTGTTGTATGACGAAGATCTAATCCGTTATGCCTTGGATGTCAGTCGTTTATCCCAAGAACCCATGCATTTTCTCCATAAAGCTTCGGTGGTATCTCATGCCAAAGCCAACCGCCAAACTCGCGCAATGAGTGCGGTAGAATGCTGGAAGCCCTATATGTCAGGCGGTATTGTGTTGATTGGACAATCGGCTACCGCCTTGTTTCGTCTGTTGGAAATATTAAAAGAAGGTGTGCCACCGCCTGCCTTAGTGATTGCCGCGCCGCATGGTTTTGTGCAAGCGACAGCAGCCAAGCAATGGTTGTGGGATTTACATCAGGAATTAGGGGTGGAATGCCTTGTTGTCGATGGAATGCGTGGTGGCAGTGCGCTAGTGGCGGCGGCAATGAATGCTTTATTGGCTATGCACCAACCCAGCCAGCCGTGTGAGTGA
- the queG gene encoding tRNA epoxyqueuosine(34) reductase QueG, with protein sequence MADNAFTLVNPSENALNNAAPTPDHWLHTLQTLSKNLGFNAVGVSGIALEAAEQRLLDWLDQGYHGDMAWMASHGTKRSRPAELVAGTLSVISVRMDYFPPDTVDAVMLLNHPERAYISRYALGRDYHKLLRQRLEKLAQQLQPLLGQFNYRVFTDSAPVLEKPLAVNAGLGWMGKHTNILSREAGSWFFLGEIYTDLPLPETGAVTEHCGQCQACITVCPTQAIIAPYELDARRCISYLTIEHQGSIPLELRPLLGNRIYGCDDCQLICPWNRFAQTSPEADFAARHGLDSARLGELLQWTQAEFLQRFEGSPIRRIGYARWSRNLAVALGNSPASAATLALLLQRRGDCGDEMVLEHLDWAIAQQQKV encoded by the coding sequence ATGGCGGATAATGCCTTTACTTTAGTTAACCCCTCGGAAAACGCATTGAATAACGCCGCGCCCACGCCGGATCACTGGTTGCACACCTTGCAAACCCTGAGTAAAAACTTAGGCTTTAATGCTGTGGGGGTGAGTGGTATTGCGTTGGAGGCAGCGGAACAGCGGTTGCTGGACTGGTTGGATCAAGGTTATCACGGCGATATGGCGTGGATGGCAAGCCACGGCACGAAACGCAGCCGCCCGGCAGAACTAGTAGCGGGAACGTTGAGTGTCATCAGTGTGCGCATGGATTATTTCCCGCCGGATACCGTGGATGCGGTAATGCTGCTGAATCACCCGGAACGGGCTTACATTTCGCGTTATGCCTTGGGGCGCGATTATCACAAGCTGTTGCGGCAACGTTTAGAAAAGTTGGCACAACAATTACAACCGCTGTTGGGGCAGTTTAATTACCGGGTGTTTACCGACAGCGCACCGGTATTGGAAAAGCCGTTAGCAGTTAACGCGGGGTTGGGGTGGATGGGGAAGCACACCAATATCCTGAGTCGCGAGGCGGGGTCGTGGTTTTTTCTAGGGGAGATTTACACCGATTTGCCGTTGCCGGAAACCGGAGCGGTCACGGAGCATTGTGGGCAATGTCAGGCGTGCATCACGGTTTGCCCGACACAGGCGATTATTGCGCCGTATGAGCTGGATGCGCGGCGGTGCATTTCCTATTTGACCATCGAGCATCAGGGTAGTATTCCGCTGGAGTTGCGCCCGTTATTGGGTAATCGGATTTACGGTTGTGACGATTGCCAGTTGATTTGCCCTTGGAATCGTTTTGCGCAGACTTCGCCAGAAGCAGATTTTGCCGCACGCCACGGCCTAGACAGTGCGCGGTTGGGGGAATTGTTGCAATGGACGCAAGCGGAGTTTTTACAGCGTTTTGAAGGTTCACCGATTCGGCGGATTGGTTATGCGCGTTGGTCACGCAATCTGGCGGTGGCTTTGGGTAATAGCCCTGCGAGTGCGGCAACCTTGGCGTTATTGCTGCAACGGCGGGGTGATTGCGGTGATGAGATGGTGTTGGAGCATCTGGATTGGGCGATTGCGCAACAGCAAAAGGTGTAA
- a CDS encoding OmpA family protein yields MVDTTQAQQPIAPMLAVMVTLSVATLTLVAVLSQQTNIETDLLQRTRQALVQAGFSADNVQFSGRDGVLTGTVSSDAEADRMLAISRDVYGVRDVNKQLLITAATVPDTNNVLETPAIASGELYTPSKQHEIEQIDLSAIQFAYAKAELDEAALQTLQEVVAHLRKNPDLTVEVSAHTDSQSTALGNMAVTQARADVVRNYLLSQGVNATQVKAQGYGSARPLASNDTEEGRAQNRRIEITVFRE; encoded by the coding sequence ATGGTCGATACAACACAAGCTCAACAGCCAATCGCGCCCATGCTCGCTGTCATGGTTACGCTGTCGGTAGCAACACTGACCCTGGTGGCTGTGTTGTCGCAGCAAACCAATATTGAAACCGACTTATTGCAACGCACCCGCCAAGCGTTAGTGCAAGCAGGTTTTTCTGCTGATAATGTTCAATTTAGCGGACGTGACGGCGTGTTGACTGGCACTGTCAGCAGTGATGCAGAAGCTGATCGGATGTTAGCCATTAGCCGCGACGTTTACGGGGTGCGCGATGTCAACAAACAACTACTAATCACAGCAGCTACTGTGCCCGATACCAACAATGTACTGGAAACACCCGCGATTGCCAGTGGTGAGTTATACACCCCCAGTAAACAGCATGAAATCGAGCAAATCGACCTGAGCGCGATTCAATTTGCCTACGCCAAAGCCGAATTGGATGAGGCAGCTTTGCAAACCTTGCAAGAAGTCGTGGCGCATTTACGCAAAAACCCAGATCTCACGGTGGAAGTTTCCGCCCATACCGACAGCCAAAGCACCGCGCTAGGCAATATGGCTGTCACTCAAGCCCGCGCTGATGTAGTGCGCAATTACCTCTTGTCACAAGGCGTTAATGCCACACAAGTCAAAGCTCAAGGCTATGGCTCGGCACGTCCGCTTGCAAGCAATGATACTGAGGAAGGTCGCGCCCAAAATCGACGTATCGAAATCACCGTTTTCAGAGAATAA
- a CDS encoding DUF3298 and DUF4163 domain-containing protein produces the protein MGVSKWLLLMSLLSLSACKWDVPVLGSEALPEGVKTEIVEFQRNGGAQCPGNPGVTAENMQCASVKVSYPKVLGEANPAAVDAINQFVLSQLVEFSDEQGKQATSLEELASMFIADYQKTPSPLSSWELERTVTVVFGAGHLITLNFTENGYTGGAHPFGGQRYFVFDTTTGKQVTLADLLTPGYESALNVAAEKAFREARNIAPDANLETEGFWFENNVFSVNTNFGLQADGMVFAFNPYEVAPYVMGPTEFTVPYEDISDVIGADSLLAALR, from the coding sequence ATGGGTGTGAGTAAGTGGTTGCTGTTGATGAGTTTGTTGTCATTGAGTGCCTGTAAGTGGGATGTGCCGGTATTGGGCAGCGAAGCTTTGCCCGAAGGCGTAAAGACGGAAATAGTCGAATTCCAGCGCAATGGCGGTGCTCAATGCCCCGGCAATCCGGGCGTGACTGCTGAAAATATGCAGTGTGCGAGTGTTAAAGTGAGTTATCCCAAGGTGTTGGGTGAGGCAAATCCTGCTGCGGTCGATGCGATTAATCAGTTTGTTTTAAGCCAATTGGTCGAATTCAGTGATGAACAAGGCAAGCAAGCCACGTCGCTGGAAGAATTAGCGTCGATGTTTATTGCGGATTACCAAAAAACACCCAGCCCCCTGAGTAGTTGGGAATTGGAACGCACGGTCACAGTGGTGTTTGGTGCAGGTCATTTGATCACCTTGAATTTCACTGAAAACGGTTATACCGGTGGTGCGCATCCGTTCGGCGGGCAGCGTTATTTTGTGTTTGATACCACGACTGGCAAACAAGTGACGTTGGCGGATTTACTGACACCGGGTTATGAAAGTGCGTTAAATGTCGCGGCTGAAAAAGCTTTCCGTGAAGCACGCAATATTGCCCCGGATGCCAATCTTGAAACCGAAGGTTTTTGGTTTGAAAACAATGTGTTTAGTGTGAATACCAACTTTGGGTTGCAGGCGGATGGTATGGTGTTTGCGTTTAACCCTTACGAAGTGGCTCCTTACGTGATGGGGCCTACCGAATTTACCGTGCCTTATGAAGATATTAGCGATGTGATTGGTGCGGATAGCCTCTTAGCGGCGTTGCGTTAG
- a CDS encoding ATP-binding cassette domain-containing protein, whose amino-acid sequence MALLNLRNIHLENGDNRLFDSIDLQIDAGERLCLVGRNGTGKSTLMKLLCGEVIPDDGDVLHSPDVKIARLQQDVPHGMEASVFEVVAQGLTDLHPEDEWQVQWKVDTVLSRLQLDPDTRFESLSGGWKRRALLARALVSEPDLLLLDEPTNHLDIPAIEWLENFLLSFKSTLLFVSHDRAFVQKLATRIIELDRGKLTSWAGTFQQYQERKQAALEAEAQQAALFDKRLADEEAWIRQGVKARRTRNEGRVRRLEAMRNEFQQRRNLQGKVQAQIGQADASGKIVLEATHLSYGWADTLLINDFSTTVLRGDKIGIIGPNGVGKTTLIKLLLEQLQPTSGTVNVGTRLQVAYFDQHRSQFDGEKNLRDNIVSGSDFVEVNGQKRHIISYLQDFLFTPLQIQKPVKVLSGGERNRLLLARLFAQPSNLLVLDEPTNDLDAETLELLEELLIDYQGTLLLISHDRSFLNSVVTRSIVFERSLDGKDTIGEYAGGYDDWLLQRPTLPTEKSTQKSPKAAEKPPIAAKPVNKPKKLSFKDQRELDLLPARLEQLEAAIAAIQDAMGTPTFYQQSSTAITAKQDELAAREAEFEQAFARWEELEQLAAT is encoded by the coding sequence ATGGCACTTTTAAACTTACGAAATATTCACCTCGAAAACGGCGACAATCGCCTTTTCGACAGTATTGACCTGCAAATCGACGCGGGCGAACGCTTATGTTTGGTCGGGCGTAATGGCACGGGCAAATCCACCCTGATGAAATTGCTCTGCGGCGAAGTGATTCCCGACGACGGTGACGTATTGCATTCCCCCGATGTCAAAATCGCGCGGCTGCAACAAGACGTACCGCACGGCATGGAAGCCAGCGTCTTCGAGGTCGTAGCGCAAGGTTTAACCGACTTGCACCCCGAAGACGAATGGCAGGTGCAATGGAAAGTTGACACGGTGCTATCGCGCTTACAACTTGACCCGGATACGCGCTTTGAAAGCCTCTCCGGTGGTTGGAAACGCCGCGCTTTACTGGCACGCGCCTTGGTTTCCGAACCCGACCTGTTACTGCTGGACGAACCAACCAACCACTTGGATATTCCTGCGATTGAATGGCTGGAAAACTTCCTGCTGAGTTTCAAAAGCACCCTGTTATTTGTGTCGCATGACCGCGCTTTCGTGCAAAAACTCGCGACACGCATTATCGAACTGGATCGCGGCAAGCTCACCAGTTGGGCTGGCACCTTTCAGCAATACCAAGAACGCAAACAAGCCGCGCTCGAAGCCGAAGCCCAACAAGCCGCGCTGTTTGATAAACGTTTAGCGGATGAAGAAGCGTGGATTCGCCAAGGTGTCAAAGCCCGCCGCACCCGTAATGAAGGCCGAGTACGCCGCTTAGAAGCGATGCGCAATGAATTCCAGCAACGCCGCAACCTCCAAGGCAAAGTGCAAGCGCAGATAGGGCAAGCCGACGCTTCCGGTAAAATCGTGCTGGAAGCCACTCACCTCAGTTACGGTTGGGCAGACACCCTGTTGATCAACGATTTCAGCACCACGGTATTACGTGGCGACAAAATCGGCATTATCGGCCCCAACGGGGTTGGTAAAACCACCTTGATCAAACTGTTGCTGGAGCAATTACAACCCACCTCTGGCACGGTTAACGTGGGAACGCGCCTGCAAGTAGCGTATTTCGACCAACACCGCTCGCAGTTCGACGGTGAAAAAAACCTGCGGGATAACATTGTTTCTGGCTCTGACTTTGTGGAAGTCAACGGTCAAAAACGCCATATCATCAGTTATCTGCAAGACTTCCTGTTTACCCCATTACAAATCCAAAAGCCGGTTAAAGTGCTGTCTGGCGGGGAACGCAATCGCTTGTTGCTGGCACGCTTATTTGCGCAACCCTCGAATTTATTGGTGCTGGACGAACCCACCAACGACCTTGATGCCGAAACGCTGGAATTGCTGGAAGAATTGCTGATTGATTACCAAGGCACACTGTTGCTGATTTCGCATGACCGCAGTTTCCTCAACTCGGTGGTCACGCGCAGCATCGTGTTTGAGCGTTCTCTTGATGGCAAGGACACCATTGGCGAATACGCTGGCGGTTACGACGACTGGCTGTTGCAACGCCCCACCTTACCTACGGAAAAATCCACGCAAAAATCGCCAAAAGCTGCGGAAAAACCACCAATCGCAGCCAAACCCGTCAATAAACCCAAAAAGCTCAGCTTCAAAGATCAACGCGAATTGGATTTATTACCCGCCCGCTTGGAGCAATTGGAAGCCGCCATTGCCGCGATTCAAGATGCGATGGGTACGCCTACGTTCTATCAACAAAGCAGCACGGCAATTACCGCCAAGCAAGACGAATTAGCGGCGCGGGAAGCAGAGTTCGAGCAGGCGTTTGCACGCTGGGAAGAACTGGAGCAATTAGCTGCAACCTAA
- the pdxH gene encoding pyridoxamine 5'-phosphate oxidase, which produces MDIGALRREYTQADLSRATLAANPFEQFHQWFQQAIAAEVLEPNAMQIATVAANGKPTLRTVLLKSYDENGFVFFTNYHSQKAQQISENPQVALLLFWKELERQVEITGRAEKVSTLESLRYFISRPRGSQLGAWVSAQSSIITSRTLLEIKLDEMKRKFSAGEIPLPDFWGGYRIVPETVEFWQGRSSRLHDRFEYRRQSADWEVVRLAP; this is translated from the coding sequence ATGGACATTGGCGCACTGCGGCGGGAATACACCCAAGCGGATTTAAGTCGGGCTACCTTAGCAGCTAACCCTTTTGAACAATTTCACCAGTGGTTTCAGCAGGCGATTGCCGCCGAAGTGCTGGAGCCGAATGCCATGCAAATAGCCACCGTGGCAGCCAATGGCAAACCCACATTACGCACCGTTCTGCTAAAATCCTACGACGAGAATGGCTTCGTGTTTTTCACCAATTACCACAGTCAAAAAGCCCAGCAGATCAGTGAAAATCCGCAGGTTGCGTTGTTGTTGTTTTGGAAAGAACTCGAACGTCAGGTGGAAATTACCGGACGCGCGGAAAAAGTGTCCACACTGGAATCGTTACGCTATTTTATCAGTCGTCCGCGCGGCAGCCAGTTAGGGGCGTGGGTATCGGCGCAAAGTTCGATCATTACCTCGCGCACCTTGTTGGAAATTAAGCTGGATGAAATGAAGCGTAAATTCAGTGCTGGTGAAATTCCTTTGCCGGATTTTTGGGGTGGATACCGGATCGTGCCGGAAACCGTGGAATTTTGGCAGGGGCGTTCGAGTCGTTTGCATGACCGTTTTGAATACCGGCGGCAGTCAGCGGATTGGGAAGTAGTACGGCTTGCACCTTAG
- a CDS encoding GTP-binding protein has protein sequence MSMINRKIIFTGPVGAGKTTAISSISDIKPITTDEYASDMTKSRKPQTTVAMDYGLIRLSDNERVHLYGTPGQERFDFMWDILTKGGIGLVLMLDNTRKDPFQDMRFYTNAFRDFIEKQQMVVGVTRMDLLRKPGLAEYRQCLESLSLQAPIFEVDARSHKDVTMLIQALLFSLDPGVTN, from the coding sequence ATGAGCATGATCAACCGCAAAATTATTTTTACCGGGCCGGTCGGGGCGGGCAAGACCACCGCGATTTCCTCCATCAGCGATATAAAGCCGATTACCACGGACGAATACGCTTCGGATATGACCAAAAGCCGCAAGCCACAAACGACGGTGGCGATGGACTATGGCCTGATACGCTTGAGTGATAACGAACGGGTGCACTTATACGGCACACCCGGTCAGGAACGTTTCGACTTTATGTGGGATATTCTCACTAAAGGTGGAATCGGTCTGGTGTTGATGCTGGACAATACCCGCAAAGACCCTTTTCAGGATATGCGTTTTTACACGAACGCATTCCGTGATTTTATCGAAAAGCAGCAAATGGTAGTCGGTGTAACCCGTATGGATTTGTTACGTAAACCGGGTTTAGCTGAGTACCGGCAGTGTCTGGAATCGCTCTCATTGCAAGCACCGATCTTTGAAGTCGATGCACGCAGTCACAAGGATGTCACCATGTTGATTCAGGCTCTGCTGTTTTCACTGGATCCTGGAGTGACAAACTGA
- a CDS encoding phosphate/phosphite/phosphonate ABC transporter substrate-binding protein: MRYVMTVSPDFPPAKIAGWYIFNTWLQRQLGEHIHLELYPDFASQRTAILNQEIDLIYANPFDAAMLVREQGFVAIAAPLSKSDEAVIAVAADSPVRHVEDLQPGIRIATTDDPDVNLISMIMLEPADLSHANVEVNTVSTYALVAGQLLRGKADVGFFLKEAFNGFSGMVSNQLRELVRSEIYVIRHVLLAGPRLQTHHQDLRHLLPAMTENPKAQGVLDSMGLQGWELQGQEDTEFMIDLMDTLVN; the protein is encoded by the coding sequence ATGCGCTATGTAATGACCGTTAGCCCGGATTTCCCACCCGCAAAAATTGCTGGTTGGTACATCTTTAATACTTGGCTACAACGCCAATTGGGTGAACACATCCATTTGGAACTCTACCCTGACTTTGCCAGCCAGCGCACGGCAATACTCAATCAAGAAATTGATTTGATTTACGCCAACCCGTTTGATGCTGCGATGCTGGTGCGTGAACAAGGCTTTGTGGCAATCGCCGCGCCGTTGAGTAAATCAGATGAGGCAGTTATTGCTGTGGCAGCGGATTCCCCGGTGCGGCACGTCGAAGATTTACAACCCGGCATCCGCATTGCGACCACCGATGACCCGGATGTGAATCTGATTTCCATGATCATGTTGGAGCCTGCTGATCTTTCCCATGCCAATGTCGAGGTGAATACCGTCAGTACTTATGCACTGGTAGCAGGGCAATTACTACGCGGCAAAGCTGACGTTGGTTTCTTCCTGAAAGAGGCTTTTAACGGATTCTCCGGCATGGTGAGCAACCAGCTACGTGAGTTAGTTCGTAGTGAAATTTATGTCATCCGTCATGTTTTATTGGCGGGGCCACGCTTACAAACGCATCATCAGGATTTGCGCCACCTGCTACCCGCCATGACGGAAAATCCTAAAGCCCAAGGCGTGCTGGATAGCATGGGCTTACAAGGCTGGGAATTGCAGGGGCAAGAAGACACCGAATTTATGATTGACCTGATGGATACACTGGTTAACTAG
- a CDS encoding FimV/HubP family polar landmark protein: MKTNRHTVRLALLSSLVALSLSLPGIASAEEKTWEIKPNDTLGIVVAKQYPGYGNRNAIMQAILKANPDAFVGTNINRLIVGKTLTLPEASSIPDLKPPAPPATAANASVDKATLQRLEALEAERKEMEETLKLLEEENAALQDMVKNYEESKQAKEAELTQLADKVKDLESKLAGSATTTAATPSSGTETDALATLKTDVATLQTENTELKNQLTAAKQALEESTTATTGLKTQLDELKRQNDLLNNDLQQAHASVSVAEKKSSGSNWLPWALLGLLTLLMLPLLWMLKRNREEPRVKTVIAPPKPVPLVPAPKPSEPVSYSDTSTPPVSSVAMPVTEPEIPAVMIPESPDAELKLDIARAYLDLREPEAAAEILREVIVEGGSRQQQEAGEILSFIA; encoded by the coding sequence ATGAAAACAAATCGCCATACCGTCCGCCTCGCGTTACTCAGTTCTTTGGTAGCACTGAGCTTATCCCTGCCGGGAATAGCCAGTGCCGAAGAAAAAACGTGGGAAATCAAGCCCAACGATACCCTAGGGATTGTTGTCGCCAAACAGTATCCGGGCTATGGCAATCGTAATGCGATTATGCAGGCTATTCTTAAAGCCAATCCTGATGCCTTCGTCGGTACGAATATCAATCGGCTGATTGTTGGCAAAACCCTGACTTTACCCGAAGCCAGTAGCATCCCCGACCTCAAACCACCCGCACCACCTGCAACAGCAGCTAATGCCAGCGTGGATAAAGCCACTCTGCAACGTTTAGAAGCCCTCGAAGCCGAACGTAAAGAGATGGAAGAAACCCTGAAACTGCTGGAGGAAGAAAATGCCGCCTTGCAGGATATGGTTAAAAACTACGAAGAAAGCAAACAAGCCAAAGAAGCGGAATTAACCCAACTCGCCGATAAAGTTAAAGATTTAGAAAGTAAACTGGCGGGATCAGCCACAACAACCGCTGCAACCCCCAGCAGCGGCACGGAAACGGATGCCTTAGCCACGCTGAAGACTGACGTTGCAACCTTACAAACAGAAAATACCGAGCTTAAAAACCAATTAACTGCCGCCAAACAAGCCTTAGAAGAAAGCACCACGGCAACGACTGGGCTGAAAACCCAATTGGACGAACTCAAACGTCAAAATGATTTACTGAATAACGACTTACAACAAGCTCACGCTTCGGTGTCGGTTGCTGAAAAGAAATCATCTGGTAGCAACTGGTTGCCTTGGGCATTGCTAGGCTTACTCACACTGCTGATGTTACCGTTGCTGTGGATGCTGAAACGCAACCGTGAAGAGCCGCGTGTTAAAACCGTTATCGCACCACCCAAACCCGTACCCTTAGTACCTGCGCCCAAACCCAGTGAACCGGTTAGTTATTCTGACACCAGCACACCGCCGGTCAGCAGCGTAGCCATGCCCGTGACGGAACCCGAAATACCAGCGGTAATGATTCCCGAAAGCCCGGATGCAGAACTGAAACTGGATATTGCGCGTGCCTACCTTGATCTGCGTGAACCTGAGGCTGCGGCTGAAATTTTGCGCGAAGTTATTGTTGAAGGTGGCTCACGCCAGCAACAAGAAGCCGGGGAAATCCTTTCCTTTATTGCTTAA